A genome region from Nycticebus coucang isolate mNycCou1 chromosome 22, mNycCou1.pri, whole genome shotgun sequence includes the following:
- the HYI gene encoding putative hydroxypyruvate isomerase isoform X2: protein MAPLRFSANLSWLFPELSGLPARLRAAGSSGFEATEVAWPYAEPPEALARVAREAGLRVVLINTPPGDQEKGEMGLGAVPGRQAAFREGLEQAVLYAKALGCPRIHLMAGRVPQGADRAAVRGEMETVFLENLRHAAGVLAQENLVGLLEPINTRVTDPQYFLDTPQQATILQKVGRPNLQLQMDIFHWQIMDGNLTGNIREFLPIVGHVQVAQVPGRGEPSSPGELNFPYLFQLLEDEGYRGFVGCEYRPQGDTVEGLSWLRSYWDRRGHHRLASEILQTTHLPL, encoded by the exons ATGGCTCCGCTTCGCTTCTCCGCCAACCTGTCCTGGCTGTTCCCCGAGCTCTCTGGCCTTCCTGCGCGGCTCCGGGCCGCGGGCAGCTCCGGATTCGAGGCCACTGAAGTGGCCTGGCCGTACGCGGAGCCGCCCGAGGCGCTGGCGCGCGTGGCTCGGGAAGCGGGGCTGAGGGTGGTGCTGATCAACACGCCTCCGG GAGACCAAGAGAAGGGGGAAATGGGGCTAGGGGCCGTTCCCGGGAGACAGGCGGCCTTCCGAGAGGGACTGGAGCAGGCTGTGCTTTACGCCAAGGCTCTGGGTTGTCCCAG GATTCACCTGATGGCTGGCCGGGTACCACAGGGAGCTGATCGAGCAGCAGTGAGGGGTGAGATGGAGACAGTTTTTCTGGAGAACCTGAGGCATGCAGCTGGGGTTTTGGCTCAG GAGAACCTCGTGGGACTGCTGGAGCCCATCAACACCCGTGTCACTGACCCCCAGTACTTTCTGGACACACCCCAGCAGG CAACCATCTTACAGAAGGTTGGAAGACCCAACCTTCAATTACAAATG GACATATTCCACTGGCAGATCATGGATGGGAACCTGACAGGAAACATCCGAGAGTTCCTGCCCATTGTTG GGCACGTACAGGTGGCACAGGTTCCAGGCCGAGGAGAGCCCAGCAGCCCTGGAGAGCTGAACTTCCCCTATCTGTTTCAACTGCTGGAAGATGAAGGCTACAGAGGCTTTGTGGGCTGCGAGTATAGGCCTCAAG GAGACACAGTGGAGGGCTTAAGTTGGCTACGTTCATACTGGGACAGGCGGGGCCACCACAGGCTGGCCAGTGAAATCCTGCAAACCACCCACCTGCCTCTCTGA
- the HYI gene encoding putative hydroxypyruvate isomerase isoform X1, which produces MAPLRFSANLSWLFPELSGLPARLRAAGSSGFEATEVAWPYAEPPEALARVAREAGLRVVLINTPPGDQEKGEMGLGAVPGRQAAFREGLEQAVLYAKALGCPRIHLMAGRVPQGADRAAVRGEMETVFLENLRHAAGVLAQENLVGLLEPINTRVTDPQYFLDTPQQAATILQKVGRPNLQLQMDIFHWQIMDGNLTGNIREFLPIVGHVQVAQVPGRGEPSSPGELNFPYLFQLLEDEGYRGFVGCEYRPQGDTVEGLSWLRSYWDRRGHHRLASEILQTTHLPL; this is translated from the exons ATGGCTCCGCTTCGCTTCTCCGCCAACCTGTCCTGGCTGTTCCCCGAGCTCTCTGGCCTTCCTGCGCGGCTCCGGGCCGCGGGCAGCTCCGGATTCGAGGCCACTGAAGTGGCCTGGCCGTACGCGGAGCCGCCCGAGGCGCTGGCGCGCGTGGCTCGGGAAGCGGGGCTGAGGGTGGTGCTGATCAACACGCCTCCGG GAGACCAAGAGAAGGGGGAAATGGGGCTAGGGGCCGTTCCCGGGAGACAGGCGGCCTTCCGAGAGGGACTGGAGCAGGCTGTGCTTTACGCCAAGGCTCTGGGTTGTCCCAG GATTCACCTGATGGCTGGCCGGGTACCACAGGGAGCTGATCGAGCAGCAGTGAGGGGTGAGATGGAGACAGTTTTTCTGGAGAACCTGAGGCATGCAGCTGGGGTTTTGGCTCAG GAGAACCTCGTGGGACTGCTGGAGCCCATCAACACCCGTGTCACTGACCCCCAGTACTTTCTGGACACACCCCAGCAGG CAGCAACCATCTTACAGAAGGTTGGAAGACCCAACCTTCAATTACAAATG GACATATTCCACTGGCAGATCATGGATGGGAACCTGACAGGAAACATCCGAGAGTTCCTGCCCATTGTTG GGCACGTACAGGTGGCACAGGTTCCAGGCCGAGGAGAGCCCAGCAGCCCTGGAGAGCTGAACTTCCCCTATCTGTTTCAACTGCTGGAAGATGAAGGCTACAGAGGCTTTGTGGGCTGCGAGTATAGGCCTCAAG GAGACACAGTGGAGGGCTTAAGTTGGCTACGTTCATACTGGGACAGGCGGGGCCACCACAGGCTGGCCAGTGAAATCCTGCAAACCACCCACCTGCCTCTCTGA